In the Oncorhynchus keta strain PuntledgeMale-10-30-2019 chromosome 14, Oket_V2, whole genome shotgun sequence genome, one interval contains:
- the LOC118393173 gene encoding fibroblast growth factor receptor 1-A-like isoform X2, with protein MPQRSGWSSSHRVINSCSAPHRMLAVQSMLVVLAFLAQILPSQARPAIPDEVVSAPPVKIQAELYTLYPGDRLELKCSTESVNWTKDDTLVVDGEHTRLRDGQLEIEGVEPADSGLYTCVAFGNHSSYFSVNVTVDILASSEDEEEEDESSSEEAKLSSSQKLLPMAPQWAQPEKMEKKLHAVPASKTVKFRCQASGNPTPTLKWFKNGKEFKRDQRIGGFKVREHMWTIIMESVVPSDKGNYTCVVENQHGSINHTYQLDVVERSPHRPILQAGLPANNTAVVGSDVEFECKVFSDPQPHIQWLKHIEVNGSRVGPDGLPYVRVLKTAGLNTTDKEMEILQLRNVSFDDAGEYTCLAGNSIGLSHHSAWLSVVKAVPPSPPPNQTYLEVLIYCVGFFLIAVMVAVAIILKMRSSSKKSDFSSQLAVHKLAKSIPLRRQVTVSVDSSSSLHSGVMLVRPSRLSSSGSPMLSGVSEYELPQDPRWELPRDRLVLGKPLGEGCFGQVVMGEAVGMDKEKPNRITKVAVKMLKSDATEKDLSDLISEMEMMKIIGKHKNIINLLGACTQDGPLYVIVEYASKGNLREYLRARRPPGMEYCYNPDQVPIENMSIKDLVSCAYQVARGMEYLSSKKVTSGSDSTYISTCIHRDLAARNVLVTEDNVMKIADFGLARDIHHIDYYKKTTNGRLPVKWMAPEALFDRIYTHQSDVWSFGVLLWEIFTLGGSPYPGVPVEELFKLLKEGHRMDKPSTCTHELYMMMRDCWHAVPSHRPTFKQLVEDLDRTLAMTSNQEYLELSVPLDQYSPSYPDTRSSTCSSGEDSVFSHDAGAEEPCLPKFPPHSDGVAIKKR; from the exons ATGCCCCAGAGGTCCGGATGGAGTTCCAGTCACAGAGTAATCAACAGCTGTAGCGCACCCCACAGGATGTTGGCGGTGCAGAGTATGCTGGTGGTTCTGGCCTTTCTTGCCCAGATTTTACCCTCCCAGGCCCGGCCTGCCATCCCAGATGAAG TCGTCTCTGCACCACCTGTGAAAATCCAAGCGGAGCTTTACACCCTGTACCCTGGAGACCGACTGGAGCTGAAATGTAGCACTGAGTCAGTCAACTGGACCAAGGACGACACATTGGTGGTGGATGGGGAGCACACACGTTTACGAGACGGCCAACTGGAGATCGAGGGGGTGGAGCCGGCTGACTCGGGCCTGTACACCTGCGTCGCCTTTGGCAACCACAGCTCCTACTTCTCTGTCAATGTCACAG TTGATATCCTGGCATCCTctgaagatgaagaagaggaggatgagtcTTCCTCAGAGGAGGCAAAGCTGTCTAGCAGTCAAAAGCTTTTGC CAATGGCCCCTCAGTGGGCTCAGCCAGAGAAGATGGAAAAAAAGTTGCATGCTGTCCCAGCCAGTAAGACTGTCAAGTTCCGCTGCCAGGCCAGTGGGAACCCTACCCCAACACTCAAGTGGTTCAAGAACGGCAAGGAGTTCAAGAGGGATCAGCGCATCGGGGGCTTCAAG GTTCGAGAACACATGTGGACCATAATCATGGAGTCTGTAGTGCCATCCGACAAGGGAAACTACACCTGTGTCGTAGAAAACCAACATGGAAGCATTAACCACACTTACCAGCTGGATGTTGTTG AGCGTTCCCCCCACAGACCCATACTGCAGGCGGGACTGCCAGCCAATAACACTGCGGTGGTGGGCAGTGATGTGGAGTTTGAGTGTAAGGTGTTCAGCGACCCCCAGCCTCACATCCAGTGGCTGAAGCACATCGAGGTCAATGGAAGCCGCGTGGGCCCTGATGGCTTACCCTACGTCCGTGTCCTCAAG ACTGCTGGCCTTAACACCACGGACAAGGAAATGGAAATCCTCCAACTGAGGAATGTGTCTTTTGATGACGCTGGGGAGTATACCTGCTTGGCGGGCAATTCTATCGGGTTATCTCATCACTCTGCATGGTTGTCCGTTGTTAAAG CAGTCCCCCCTTCTCCACCACCCAACCAAACCTACCTGGAAGTGCTGATCTACTGTGTGGGCTTCTTCCTCATTGCTGTCATGGTGGCCGTGGCCATCATCTTAAAGATGCGCAGCTCGTCCAAGAAGAGTGACTTCAGCAGTCAGCTGGCTGTCCACAAGCTGGCTAAAAGCATCCCCCTGCGCAGACAGGTAACA GTGTCAGTGGACTCTAGCTCCTCCCTCCACTCCGGGGTGATGTTGGTGCGGCCCTCCCGCCTCTCATCCAGTGGCTCTCCTATGCTGTCTGGGGTCTCTGAGTACGAGTTGCCCCAGGATCCACGCTGGGAGCTGCCCAGAGACCG ACTGGTGCTGGGGAAACCCTTGGGAGAAGGCTGCTTTGGCCAGGTGGTGATGGGAGAGGCTGTAGGGATGGACAAAGAGAAGCCAAACAGGATCACCAAAGTGGCCGTGAAGATGCTCAAAT CTGATGCTACAGAGAAAGACCTGTCAGATCTGATCTCCGAGATGGAGATGATGAAGATCATTGGGAAGCACAAGAACATCATTAACCTGCTGGGAGCCTGTACCCAGGATG GTCCTCTCTATGTTATTGTGGAGTATGCCTCCAAGGGAAACCTCCGGGAGTACCTGAGAGCTCGGCGTCCACCAGGCATGGAGTACTGCTACAACCCTGACCAGGTGCCCATAGAGAACATGTCTATCAAAGACCTGGTGTCCTGTGCCTACCAGGTGGCCCGCGGCATGGAGTACCTGTCCTCTAAGAAGGTAACATCAGGATCCGACTCTACGTACATCAGCACA TGTATCCACAGAGACCTGGCTGCACGCAACGTACTGGTGACTGAGGACAATGTGATGAAGATTGCAGACTTTGGCCTGGCCAGAGATATCCACCATATTGATTACTATAAGAAGACCACCAAT GGTCGTTTGCCAGTCAAGTGGATGGCCCCAGAAGCTCTATTTGACCGGATATACACGCACCAAAGTGATGT ATGGTCTTTCGGGGTGCTGCTGTGGGAGATCTTCACACTGGGGGGCTCGCCGTACCCGGGGGTTCCTGTGGAGGAATTGTTCAAGCTGCTGAAGGAGGGCCACCGCATGGACAAGCCCTCCACCTGCACCCATGAACT ATACATGATGATGAGGGACTGCTGGCATGCTGTTCCCTCTCACCGGCCCACGTTCAAACAGCTGGTGGAAGACCTGGACCGCACCCTGGCCATGACATCCAACCAG gaGTACTTGGAGCTGTCTGTGCCTCTGGACCAGTATTCCCCCAGCTACCCTGACACACGCAGCTCCACCTGCTCCTCAGGCGAGGACTCTGTCTTCTCCCACGATGCTGGTGCTGAGGAGCCCTGCCTGCCAAAGTTCCCTCCCCACTCCGACGGGGTGGCCATCAAGAAGCGCTGA
- the LOC118393173 gene encoding fibroblast growth factor receptor 1-A-like isoform X6 has translation MPQRSGWSSSHRVINSCSAPHRMLAVQSMLVVLAFLAQILPSQARPAIPDEVVSAPPVKIQAELYTLYPGDRLELKCSTESVNWTKDDTLVVDGEHTRLRDGQLEIEGVEPADSGLYTCVAFGNHSSYFSVNVTVDILASSEDEEEEDESSSEEAKLSSSQKLLPMAPQWAQPEKMEKKLHAVPASKTVKFRCQASGNPTPTLKWFKNGKEFKRDQRIGGFKVREHMWTIIMESVVPSDKGNYTCVVENQHGSINHTYQLDVVERSPHRPILQAGLPANNTAVVGSDVEFECKVFSDPQPHIQWLKHIEVNGSRVGPDGLPYVRVLKTAGLNTTDKEMEILQLRNVSFDDAGEYTCLAGNSIGLSHHSAWLSVVKAVPPSPPPNQTYLEVLIYCVGFFLIAVMVAVAIILKMRSSSKKSDFSSQLAVHKLAKSIPLRRQVSVDSSSSLHSGVMLVRPSRLSSSGSPMLSGVSEYELPQDPRWELPRDRLVLGKPLGEGCFGQVVMGEAVGMDKEKPNRITKVAVKMLKSDATEKDLSDLISEMEMMKIIGKHKNIINLLGACTQDGPLYVIVEYASKGNLREYLRARRPPGMEYCYNPDQVPIENMSIKDLVSCAYQVARGMEYLSSKKCIHRDLAARNVLVTEDNVMKIADFGLARDIHHIDYYKKTTNGRLPVKWMAPEALFDRIYTHQSDVWSFGVLLWEIFTLGGSPYPGVPVEELFKLLKEGHRMDKPSTCTHELYMMMRDCWHAVPSHRPTFKQLVEDLDRTLAMTSNQEYLELSVPLDQYSPSYPDTRSSTCSSGEDSVFSHDAGAEEPCLPKFPPHSDGVAIKKR, from the exons ATGCCCCAGAGGTCCGGATGGAGTTCCAGTCACAGAGTAATCAACAGCTGTAGCGCACCCCACAGGATGTTGGCGGTGCAGAGTATGCTGGTGGTTCTGGCCTTTCTTGCCCAGATTTTACCCTCCCAGGCCCGGCCTGCCATCCCAGATGAAG TCGTCTCTGCACCACCTGTGAAAATCCAAGCGGAGCTTTACACCCTGTACCCTGGAGACCGACTGGAGCTGAAATGTAGCACTGAGTCAGTCAACTGGACCAAGGACGACACATTGGTGGTGGATGGGGAGCACACACGTTTACGAGACGGCCAACTGGAGATCGAGGGGGTGGAGCCGGCTGACTCGGGCCTGTACACCTGCGTCGCCTTTGGCAACCACAGCTCCTACTTCTCTGTCAATGTCACAG TTGATATCCTGGCATCCTctgaagatgaagaagaggaggatgagtcTTCCTCAGAGGAGGCAAAGCTGTCTAGCAGTCAAAAGCTTTTGC CAATGGCCCCTCAGTGGGCTCAGCCAGAGAAGATGGAAAAAAAGTTGCATGCTGTCCCAGCCAGTAAGACTGTCAAGTTCCGCTGCCAGGCCAGTGGGAACCCTACCCCAACACTCAAGTGGTTCAAGAACGGCAAGGAGTTCAAGAGGGATCAGCGCATCGGGGGCTTCAAG GTTCGAGAACACATGTGGACCATAATCATGGAGTCTGTAGTGCCATCCGACAAGGGAAACTACACCTGTGTCGTAGAAAACCAACATGGAAGCATTAACCACACTTACCAGCTGGATGTTGTTG AGCGTTCCCCCCACAGACCCATACTGCAGGCGGGACTGCCAGCCAATAACACTGCGGTGGTGGGCAGTGATGTGGAGTTTGAGTGTAAGGTGTTCAGCGACCCCCAGCCTCACATCCAGTGGCTGAAGCACATCGAGGTCAATGGAAGCCGCGTGGGCCCTGATGGCTTACCCTACGTCCGTGTCCTCAAG ACTGCTGGCCTTAACACCACGGACAAGGAAATGGAAATCCTCCAACTGAGGAATGTGTCTTTTGATGACGCTGGGGAGTATACCTGCTTGGCGGGCAATTCTATCGGGTTATCTCATCACTCTGCATGGTTGTCCGTTGTTAAAG CAGTCCCCCCTTCTCCACCACCCAACCAAACCTACCTGGAAGTGCTGATCTACTGTGTGGGCTTCTTCCTCATTGCTGTCATGGTGGCCGTGGCCATCATCTTAAAGATGCGCAGCTCGTCCAAGAAGAGTGACTTCAGCAGTCAGCTGGCTGTCCACAAGCTGGCTAAAAGCATCCCCCTGCGCAGACAG GTGTCAGTGGACTCTAGCTCCTCCCTCCACTCCGGGGTGATGTTGGTGCGGCCCTCCCGCCTCTCATCCAGTGGCTCTCCTATGCTGTCTGGGGTCTCTGAGTACGAGTTGCCCCAGGATCCACGCTGGGAGCTGCCCAGAGACCG ACTGGTGCTGGGGAAACCCTTGGGAGAAGGCTGCTTTGGCCAGGTGGTGATGGGAGAGGCTGTAGGGATGGACAAAGAGAAGCCAAACAGGATCACCAAAGTGGCCGTGAAGATGCTCAAAT CTGATGCTACAGAGAAAGACCTGTCAGATCTGATCTCCGAGATGGAGATGATGAAGATCATTGGGAAGCACAAGAACATCATTAACCTGCTGGGAGCCTGTACCCAGGATG GTCCTCTCTATGTTATTGTGGAGTATGCCTCCAAGGGAAACCTCCGGGAGTACCTGAGAGCTCGGCGTCCACCAGGCATGGAGTACTGCTACAACCCTGACCAGGTGCCCATAGAGAACATGTCTATCAAAGACCTGGTGTCCTGTGCCTACCAGGTGGCCCGCGGCATGGAGTACCTGTCCTCTAAGAAG TGTATCCACAGAGACCTGGCTGCACGCAACGTACTGGTGACTGAGGACAATGTGATGAAGATTGCAGACTTTGGCCTGGCCAGAGATATCCACCATATTGATTACTATAAGAAGACCACCAAT GGTCGTTTGCCAGTCAAGTGGATGGCCCCAGAAGCTCTATTTGACCGGATATACACGCACCAAAGTGATGT ATGGTCTTTCGGGGTGCTGCTGTGGGAGATCTTCACACTGGGGGGCTCGCCGTACCCGGGGGTTCCTGTGGAGGAATTGTTCAAGCTGCTGAAGGAGGGCCACCGCATGGACAAGCCCTCCACCTGCACCCATGAACT ATACATGATGATGAGGGACTGCTGGCATGCTGTTCCCTCTCACCGGCCCACGTTCAAACAGCTGGTGGAAGACCTGGACCGCACCCTGGCCATGACATCCAACCAG gaGTACTTGGAGCTGTCTGTGCCTCTGGACCAGTATTCCCCCAGCTACCCTGACACACGCAGCTCCACCTGCTCCTCAGGCGAGGACTCTGTCTTCTCCCACGATGCTGGTGCTGAGGAGCCCTGCCTGCCAAAGTTCCCTCCCCACTCCGACGGGGTGGCCATCAAGAAGCGCTGA